From Methanobrevibacter ruminantium, a single genomic window includes:
- a CDS encoding aconitase X catalytic domain-containing protein has product MFLTKEEERMASGEYGETIRKSMDILIALGDIYGAEKFVDIKSAQVSGVSYKTIGQAGLEYLEDLARTAEIIYNENGTISDKSGIATISATLNPAGTDLDNWEDFGFPPEFAKKQVDICNAYGALGISTTCTCTPYLIGNVPRFGDHVSWSESSAVAYVNSVIGARTNREGGPGALAAAIVGKTPLYGFHLGENRTADLIVDVECELERADFGALGYAVGQVVKDGVPYFKMQNKPYKIENGNLKALGAALASSGAVALYHVEDITPEYKFADIGNVEDKITIAKDDIIETREKLSSAEGYADLVCLGCPHASLEEVKEVAEIVKGKKIKNELWVCTSINIKEAAKRLGYLDAIENAGGKICCDTCMVVAPIEQMGYEVIGVNSAKAANYVPSMCGLKVIYNDIENLLDFD; this is encoded by the coding sequence ATGTTTTTAACTAAAGAAGAAGAAAGGATGGCTAGTGGGGAATATGGAGAAACCATTAGAAAAAGTATGGATATCTTAATTGCATTGGGAGACATTTACGGTGCAGAGAAATTCGTAGACATCAAGTCTGCTCAAGTGTCTGGAGTATCCTATAAGACTATAGGCCAAGCAGGTCTTGAATATCTTGAAGACTTGGCTAGAACTGCTGAAATCATTTACAATGAAAATGGTACAATAAGCGATAAAAGTGGAATTGCAACAATATCTGCAACTCTTAACCCTGCAGGAACTGATCTGGATAACTGGGAAGATTTCGGTTTTCCTCCAGAGTTCGCTAAAAAGCAAGTGGATATCTGCAATGCTTATGGAGCGCTTGGAATAAGCACTACCTGTACATGCACTCCTTATTTGATTGGAAACGTTCCACGATTTGGTGACCATGTTTCCTGGTCTGAATCCTCTGCAGTTGCTTATGTAAACTCTGTAATAGGTGCAAGAACCAATCGTGAAGGAGGTCCTGGAGCATTGGCTGCAGCTATTGTAGGAAAGACTCCTTTATACGGATTCCATTTGGGTGAAAACAGAACCGCTGATTTGATTGTGGATGTTGAATGTGAACTTGAAAGGGCTGATTTCGGTGCTTTAGGTTATGCAGTGGGCCAAGTTGTTAAGGATGGAGTTCCTTACTTTAAAATGCAAAACAAGCCTTACAAGATAGAAAACGGTAATCTGAAAGCTCTTGGTGCAGCGCTTGCATCTTCTGGTGCAGTGGCTTTATACCATGTTGAAGACATCACTCCAGAGTACAAGTTTGCTGACATTGGTAATGTTGAAGACAAAATAACCATTGCTAAAGATGACATTATCGAAACAAGAGAAAAACTTAGCAGTGCAGAAGGTTATGCAGACCTTGTATGCTTAGGTTGCCCTCATGCTTCCCTAGAGGAAGTTAAGGAAGTTGCAGAAATAGTCAAAGGCAAGAAGATAAAAAACGAGCTTTGGGTTTGCACCTCAATCAACATAAAGGAAGCTGCTAAACGTTTAGGCTATCTTGATGCCATTGAGAATGCAGGAGGTAAGATCTGCTGTGATACCTGTATGGTAGTTGCTCCAATAGAGCAAATGGGCTATGAAGTCATTGGAGTGAATTCTGCTAAAGCAGCTAATTATGTCCCTTCAATGTGTGGATTAAAGGTTATCTACAATGACATTGAGAACCTATTGGATTTTGATTAA